A genome region from Rhizobium sp. NXC14 includes the following:
- a CDS encoding DUF982 domain-containing protein, with amino-acid sequence MKPDMFRQPVSVLVGLGFPVEVRSVMDAYRHLIEWPASLRDHAHSIALKACGAALRGEIEPETARGLYVAFAEKHDLLAPGDQFLAISQISRDRDPQLY; translated from the coding sequence ATGAAGCCCGATATGTTCAGACAGCCTGTCTCCGTTCTTGTTGGTCTTGGATTTCCAGTTGAGGTCCGCAGCGTGATGGACGCCTATCGGCATCTTATCGAATGGCCGGCGTCATTACGGGATCACGCGCATTCGATCGCACTCAAGGCTTGCGGTGCGGCGCTGCGCGGCGAGATCGAGCCGGAGACGGCACGCGGCCTGTATGTTGCCTTCGCTGAAAAACACGATTTGCTGGCGCCGGGAGACCAATTCCTTGCTATCTCTCAGATTTCGCGAGATAGGGATCCTCAGCTGTACTGA